The nucleotide sequence AGCCGATCGATTCCAGAAGCAGCGATACATCGGCAGTCCAGACAGTCGTGCCGTTGAGTGTCTCTTCATTCCAGTCGGTAATCGGAATACCGGCGTCGATCACCGGTTTCTCCTTTTTATAAGCCTCGAAATGAAGGTGAGAATCCTGAGGCTTCAGCACTATGGGGCTGGTGATCGAATACCGCCCTCCTTGAAGGCTAATGTTCAGGGGAGAATCTTTGGTCCGACTGATTTTCCGGGCCGTATCCAAAGCTCCGCCGATAGAGCGGAGGGGACCGTCCTTACGGTTGGCTGCCGGTTCTGCGATCTTGCCCGACCAGCCGTCGTTTCCGGTGGGCGATACATAAAGCGTATGATTCTCTTGTGAGGAGGCCATATTAAAATTCCTTGAATGATTAAAAGTTTAGAGCCGATTAATGGGGGACATAGTGATTGTGGTATATGCAATAGTTCTTGCCGATTATCTCCCGGTGCATCTGCGTGTGTTTCAAAATAGCCTTTGCAATTTATAATTTCAAGTGACTCCATACGAGTCTCTTAAATTCGGATATTCCATTATATATTTTGAAAGATTGCGATTGAAAAAATCACCTTCTTAAAAAGGATTGGACCATGACAGATTTACAAAAGCAGTTGCGTGAAAAGATGGATGAGATGCCCGTGATTGATGTTCACACTCATATGGGGGGGCACGGACTCCGGCAGGCCCGCACCCTTGCCGATATCGTCTCCTATCACTGGCTCCATCTTGAACTGCACCGGGCGGGCGCCGATGTCGACGATACCCTGGCGGCATCGGATCCCGATCTGTATATGCAAAAAGTGGTTCCCTGGTTCAACGATATCAGAAATACCTCAAATCACTATGTTTTGATCACGATGCTTCGGGACCTCTATGGATTCAAGGACCGGACAATAACCGAAGACAACTGGAAAGCGCTCGATAAAGAGGTGCGTAAGCGTGCCGGAAGCACGGCATGGATCTCCGAGGTGCTCGATAGGGCAAAAGTTAAAAAACTCACTGTTGCATTCAAGGATGGCATGCCAACCAAGGAGGACCGCTATATTCCGTATGAATATGGTGAATATCTCTTTTCTCCCACCACCGGGGTCCGGATCGGTGAATTGACCGAGAAGTCGGGAATCAAGCCGACCAACAGGGATGAACTCAAACAGGCGATCGAAAACCGGATGGCTTCTCTGAAAAAGGAGCATAATGTTGGTGCTCTTCATGTCTGGCCTCGGGACAACTGGCAGTACCGTCGGTGCCATGAGGAAGATGTCAATCTACTGATGATTAAGGTAAAAGTGAATCGCGCGCTCACTCAGGAGGAAGATGACCGTTTAATCAGCTATGCGGCCGATCTGGTTGCAGAAGCCGCGGCCCGTCACAACATGACTATTCAGCTCTTTCACGGCATGGATTTTTATTCCGAAGACGCCCCGTGCGCCATCGCCTCCTATTGGGATCCGGGGTTCCTTCGCACCCTTCCAAAATTCGCTTCATCCCACCCAGATACCCGACTCGACGTTTTTCTTGCGACACGGATTCCCAGCCATGAGGCAGCTTCCATCGCCCGTATGAACCGGAATGTCTCACTCAGCGGCGCCTGGTGGCACGGCTTTACTCCCAGTACCCTCACGACTTTCTTTAAGGATCGCCTGGAGCTTCTGCCCCATACTTCGTGGAATGCCTTCTTCTCCGACGGCTACATCGCCGAATGGATCTATGCAAAGCTGCTGCTCACCAAGAATTGCCTGTCCTCCGCGCTGACAACCCAGGTTGAGCAGGGGTATTTGACTGTCGATGACGCTCTTGATGTGGCGCAGAAACTGCTGCACGATAATGCGTATACGATTTATGGGCTGAAATAAGTCTTTTAACTTATTGTTTTTCAAGTAGTTACACTGATGGCTCGTCAGAGGGAAAGTTCATGATCAGAAAACCGCAACAACTTGTTGCGGTTTTGGTTTGCCCCCCTTACCGTAACACCTCATCCCTGCTTATATTCATCAGTATCGGCACCAGGATGAGTATGCCTCCCGATGCGATCAGCGGAACGGCATAGCCGAAACGATCACCGACATAGCCGAAGAGGATGGAGCCAACGATCATGCCGGTCATCATGAGGGTTGAGATAAAGGCAGCGCAGCCGCCGATCTGTTCGTGCTTGAAGATTTTGGATACGCCGTGGTAAAAGGCCAGAAACACAAAACCGTCACCGATCTCATGGATCGCCCTGAATGAAAAGGACCAGTAGACATTGGGAATGCACATAAGTATATGAAAAACACCGGATAAGAGCCATCCCACAACAAGAAGCTGCCTTAAATCTTTGATCCAATTCCATTCCAGAAGGATCACCGCGCTGTAGGCGCCGAATCCTACAAAGAAAAAACACAGAGCCGTATAAATACCGGTTTGTCTGAAATTCAACCCGAGAACCTCTTTTAAAAATGGTGTATAGGCAACATGTTCGGCGCCCCAGTGCATACAGGAGAGAAGAAATAAAAAGGAAATGAATAATACCCGAGGAGTGAGAACAGATTTTTTGTATTCTTTAATTTTGACGATGGTGGTTTCAGTTCTGGGAGCAAACAGGGA is from Chitinivibrionales bacterium and encodes:
- a CDS encoding MFS transporter → MIKTAAAPQQTLHFTYFLVLVSLQGFTSSMLGMFLPLYFKQIGMAGVQTGIYFAVSTLGPLLLTMPMGITTDRRSIAAILMISFALQALQPIGFILSTSFALFCITAFVSSFGKRFYSTAMNTMFFKLAGNKNPRYAGLFQLWRFSAMGMGMLVGGMLIEEFSFAMLFAVSLGINTLFILLSLFAPRTETTIVKIKEYKKSVLTPRVLFISFLFLLSCMHWGAEHVAYTPFLKEVLGLNFRQTGIYTALCFFFVGFGAYSAVILLEWNWIKDLRQLLVVGWLLSGVFHILMCIPNVYWSFSFRAIHEIGDGFVFLAFYHGVSKIFKHEQIGGCAAFISTLMMTGMIVGSILFGYVGDRFGYAVPLIASGGILILVPILMNISRDEVLR